One Nerophis ophidion isolate RoL-2023_Sa linkage group LG23, RoL_Noph_v1.0, whole genome shotgun sequence genomic window carries:
- the tlcd4b gene encoding TLC domain-containing protein 4-B isoform X3 — protein sequence MSVLCFFFFFNNCMNILHVPKIYTQDLLLLACNWSTMGDSFFVCHHLAALYAYGYVLTRGVLPYFANFRLISELSTPFVNQRWFFETLKYPRSHGLVVINGVAMAAVFFLVRIAVMPSYWLSVFATFGTADFERLGFGAQVAWISSCVALDILNTIWMYKIARGCYKVLTGRRARKGKDGSGAPGCSEKQKHANNHAD from the exons ATGTCTGTTctctgcttttttttcttttttaacaactGCATGAACATCCTCCATGTGCCAAAGATTTATACCCAAG ATCTTTTGCTGCTTGCATGTAATTGGAGCACTATGGGAGACAGCTTTTTTGTCTGTCACCACTTGGCGGCGCTCTATGCATACGGATATGTGCTG ACACGTGGCGTGCTGCCCTACTTTGCCAATTTTCGTCTCATTTCAGAACTATCTACGCCATTTGTGAACCAAAG GTGGTTCTTCGAAACACTAAAGTACCCCCGCTCGCACGGGCTGGTAGTAATAAACGGCGTGGCCATGGCGGCGGTCTTCTTCCTGGTGCGCATCGCCGTCATGCCGTCCTACTGGCTCAGCGTGTTCGCCACGTTCGGCACGGCGGACTTCGAACGCCTCGGCTTTGGCGCCCAGGTGGCCTGGATCAGCTCCTGCGTGGCGCTGGACATCCTCAACACCATCTGGATGTACAAGATCGCCCGCGGCTGCTACAAGGTGTTGACCGGCAGGAGGGCCCGCAAGGGCAAGGACGGCTCGGGGGCCCCCGGCTGCTCGGAAAAGCAAAAGCACGCCAACAACCACGCGGACTGA